The following are encoded together in the Labeo rohita strain BAU-BD-2019 chromosome 17, IGBB_LRoh.1.0, whole genome shotgun sequence genome:
- the map4k3b gene encoding mitogen-activated protein kinase kinase kinase kinase 3 isoform X3: MNLSLDLSRRNPQEDFELIQRIGSGTYGDVYKARNVNTGELAAIKVIKLEPGEDFDVVQQEIIMMKDCKHSNIVAYFGSYLRRDKLWISMEYCGGGSLQDIYHVTGPLSESQIAYVCRETLQGVYYLHNKGKIHRDIKGANILLTDNGYVKLADFGVSAQISATLAKRKSFIGTPYWMAPEVAAVERKGGYNQLCDIWAVGITAIELAELEPPMFDLHPMRALFLMTKSSFQPPKLKDKVKWTNNFHHFVKMALTKNPKKRPTADRLLQHPFVTQPLSRTLAIELLDKANNPDHSTHSDAEEDDIDPESPVSVPHRIRSTSRSSRDGKTLSEINFDKVKFDPPLRKETEPHHEMDLPLEPQSILGNNKSLLKSVAEELNQRGHVTHLEDEEEDEGDDLHTNSTSTMRPKVPPPLPPKPKLLSPGQNSSASEDSTGEGTIKRSPSSASSTPPARPASCVPPRPPPPRLPPHRRSSLGNGVSVQENGEKEKLASLPSCNLKLPLSNGLPPTPKVHMGACFSKVFNGCPLKIHCACSWINPNTRDQYLIFGAEEGIYTLNLNEIHESTMEQLVSRRCTWVYVMNNWLLSISGKASQLYSYNLTGLFEQARQMQKLPVAIPTHKLPDKIIPRKFTVSNKIPDTRGCQKCCVVRNPYTGHKYLCGAFQSSVMLFEWVEAMQRFMLIKSIELTLPCPLEVFEMLVVPEQHYPLVCVAVSKGSHPDQVVTFGTVDANAANPAFTEPETPQTCVIHVTQLERDTVLVCLDRCIKLVNLQGRLKSNRKLSTELTFNFQIEAIVCLQDSVLAFWKHGMQGRSFKNSEITQEISDNSRIYRLLGADRVVVLESKPTEDPTAQSNLYILAGHENSY, encoded by the exons ATGAATTTAAGCCTGGATCTGTCGCGCAGAAACCCTCAGGAGGACTTTGAGCTGATTCAGAGGATCGGGAGCGGAACCTATGGGGATGTGTACAAG GCTCGTAATGTCAACACTGGAGAACTGGCTGCTATCAAAGTCATCAAACTAGAGCCAG GAGAGGATTTTGACGTTGTGCAGCAGGAGATTATTATGATGAAAGATTGTAAACACTCAAACATTGTTGCGTATTTTGGCAGTTACCTCAG GAGAGATAAATTATGGATCAGCATGGAATACTGTGGTGGAGGCTCTCTCCAGGATATTTACCATG TTACCGGGCCGTTGTCAGAATCCCAGATTGCGTATGTATGTCGAGAGACCCTGCAG gGTGTTTACTATCTCCATAACAAAGGCAAGATCCACAGAGATATAAAG GGCGCAAATATACTGTTGACAGACAATGGCTACGTTAAGCTAG CTGATTTTGGAGTTTCTGCACAGATATCAGCCACTTTAGCCAAACGAAAATCCTTCATTGGAACTCCATATTG GATGGCACCTGAGGTGGCAGCAGTTGAGAGGAAAGGTGGCTACAATCAGCTGTGTGATATTTGGGCCGTAGGCATCACAGCTATTGAGCTGGCAGAGTTGGAGCCGCCAATGTTCGACTTGCACCCCATGAG AGCACTCTTCCTAATGACCAAGAGCAGTTTCCAACCACCTAAGCTGAAAGACAAAGTAAAGTG GACAAATAATTTCCACCACTTTGTGAAAATGGCTTTGACCAAAAATCCCAAGAAGAGACCAACAGCTGACAGATTACTGCAG CACCCTTTCGTTACCCAACCACTTAGCCGGACTCTTGCAATTGAGCTGCTGGACAAAGCCAATAACCCTGACCACAGCACACACAGTGATGCAGAGGAGGATGACATTGACCCAGAG TCTCCCGTGTCTGTTCCACATCGAATCCGCTCAACTAGCAGGAGCTCACGAGATGGAAAGACTCTGTCTGAGATTAACT TTGATAAGGTGAAGTTCGACCCACCTCTGAGAAAAGAAACCGAACCGCATCATGAGATG GATCTTCCATTAGAGCCCCAAAGCATTCTTGGAAATAACAA gaGTCTATTAAAATCTGTTGCTGAGGAGCTCAATCAAAG GGGTCATGTGACACATTTagaggatgaggaggaggatgaaGGTGATGATTTGCA CACCAACTCCACTTCAACCATGAGGCCTAAAGTACCACCTCCTCTGCCACCCAAG CCGAAGCTTCTGTCTCCCGGTCAGAACAGTTCCGCCTCAGAGGACAGTACCGGAGAAGGAACCATTAAACGTTCCCCATCTTCTGCAAGCTCCACCCCTCCTGCTCGGCCCGCTTCCTGTGTGCCCCCCAGACCGCCACCTCCTCGCCTGCCTCCACACAGGCGTAGTAGTCTAG GTAATGGAGTTTCTGTCCAAGAGAatggagagaaagaaaaactggCCTCCCTTCCCTCATGCAATCTAAAG CTTCCACTCAGTAATGGCCTCCCACCGACTCCTAAAGTGCAT ATGGGAGCTTGTTTCTCTAAAGTGTTTAACGGCTGTCCTCTAAAGATTCACTGTGCCTGTTCCTGGATCAACCCAAACACCAGGG ATCAGTATCTGATTTTTGGTGCAGAGGAAGGAATTTATACACTCAATCTGAATGAAATCCATGAGAGCACAATGGAACAG CTGGTTTCACGGAGGTGCACGTGGGTGTATGTAATGAACAACTGGCTGCTTTCAATATCAG GAAAAGCTTCTCAGCTGTACTCTTACAACCTGACGGGGCTCTTTGAGCAAGCTCGACAAATGCAGAAGTTACCTGTTGCAATACCAACACACAAACTCCCAGACAAAATCATCCCACG GAAGTTTACTGTGTCCAATAAAATACCAGACACGAGGGGTTGTCAGAAATGTTGTGTAG tgCGGAACCCGTACACCGGTCATAAGTACTTATGTGGAGCTTTCCAGTCCAGCGTAATGCTGTTTGAATGGGTGGAAGCCATGCAGCGCTTCATGCTGATAAAG AGCATAGAGCTTACCCTGCCATGTCCATTAGAAGTCTTTGAGATGTTGGTGGTACCTGAACAGCATTATCCACTGGTTTGTGTAGCGGTCAGTAAAGGAAGCCATCCTGATCAGGTGGTCACGTTTGGGACTGTTGATGCCAATGCTGCCAACCCTGCATTCACAGAGCCCG AAACACCTCAAACGTGTGTCATTCATGTGACTCAGCTGGAGAGAGATACTGTCCTAGTGTGTTTAGATC GGTGTATAAAGTTGGTGAATTTACAGGGCAGGTTAAAATCCAACAGAAAGCTGTCAACTGAACTCACCTTTAACTTCCAGATTGAGGCAATAG tGTGTCTGCAGGACAGTGTTTTGGCGTTCTGGAAGCATGGAATGCAGGGAAGAAGCTTTAAAAACAGTGAG ATTACTCAGGAGATTTCCGATAACTCGCGAATCTACAGGCTGCTGGGTGCGGACAG agTGGTGGTGTTAGAAAGCAAACCGACGGAAGACCCTACAGCTCAAAGTAATCTGTACATCCTCGCGGGCCACGAGAACAGCTACTGA
- the map4k3b gene encoding mitogen-activated protein kinase kinase kinase kinase 3 isoform X1 has product MNLSLDLSRRNPQEDFELIQRIGSGTYGDVYKARNVNTGELAAIKVIKLEPGEDFDVVQQEIIMMKDCKHSNIVAYFGSYLRRDKLWISMEYCGGGSLQDIYHVTGPLSESQIAYVCRETLQGVYYLHNKGKIHRDIKGANILLTDNGYVKLADFGVSAQISATLAKRKSFIGTPYWMAPEVAAVERKGGYNQLCDIWAVGITAIELAELEPPMFDLHPMRALFLMTKSSFQPPKLKDKVKWTNNFHHFVKMALTKNPKKRPTADRLLQHPFVTQPLSRTLAIELLDKANNPDHSTHSDAEEDDIDPESPVSVPHRIRSTSRSSRDGKTLSEINFDKVKFDPPLRKETEPHHEMDLPLEPQSILGNNKSLLKSVAEELNQRGHVTHLEDEEEDEGDDLHTNSTSTMRPKVPPPLPPKPKLLSPGQNSSASEDSTGEGTIKRSPSSASSTPPARPASCVPPRPPPPRLPPHRRSSLGNKPSEHDHTEPAGDDGIYRFWEWLHAEQQEEQSNGVSVQENGEKEKLASLPSCNLKLPLSNGLPPTPKVHMGACFSKVFNGCPLKIHCACSWINPNTRDQYLIFGAEEGIYTLNLNEIHESTMEQLVSRRCTWVYVMNNWLLSISGKASQLYSYNLTGLFEQARQMQKLPVAIPTHKLPDKIIPRKFTVSNKIPDTRGCQKCCVVRNPYTGHKYLCGAFQSSVMLFEWVEAMQRFMLIKSIELTLPCPLEVFEMLVVPEQHYPLVCVAVSKGSHPDQVVTFGTVDANAANPAFTEPETPQTCVIHVTQLERDTVLVCLDRCIKLVNLQGRLKSNRKLSTELTFNFQIEAIVCLQDSVLAFWKHGMQGRSFKNSEITQEISDNSRIYRLLGADRVVVLESKPTEDPTAQSNLYILAGHENSY; this is encoded by the exons ATGAATTTAAGCCTGGATCTGTCGCGCAGAAACCCTCAGGAGGACTTTGAGCTGATTCAGAGGATCGGGAGCGGAACCTATGGGGATGTGTACAAG GCTCGTAATGTCAACACTGGAGAACTGGCTGCTATCAAAGTCATCAAACTAGAGCCAG GAGAGGATTTTGACGTTGTGCAGCAGGAGATTATTATGATGAAAGATTGTAAACACTCAAACATTGTTGCGTATTTTGGCAGTTACCTCAG GAGAGATAAATTATGGATCAGCATGGAATACTGTGGTGGAGGCTCTCTCCAGGATATTTACCATG TTACCGGGCCGTTGTCAGAATCCCAGATTGCGTATGTATGTCGAGAGACCCTGCAG gGTGTTTACTATCTCCATAACAAAGGCAAGATCCACAGAGATATAAAG GGCGCAAATATACTGTTGACAGACAATGGCTACGTTAAGCTAG CTGATTTTGGAGTTTCTGCACAGATATCAGCCACTTTAGCCAAACGAAAATCCTTCATTGGAACTCCATATTG GATGGCACCTGAGGTGGCAGCAGTTGAGAGGAAAGGTGGCTACAATCAGCTGTGTGATATTTGGGCCGTAGGCATCACAGCTATTGAGCTGGCAGAGTTGGAGCCGCCAATGTTCGACTTGCACCCCATGAG AGCACTCTTCCTAATGACCAAGAGCAGTTTCCAACCACCTAAGCTGAAAGACAAAGTAAAGTG GACAAATAATTTCCACCACTTTGTGAAAATGGCTTTGACCAAAAATCCCAAGAAGAGACCAACAGCTGACAGATTACTGCAG CACCCTTTCGTTACCCAACCACTTAGCCGGACTCTTGCAATTGAGCTGCTGGACAAAGCCAATAACCCTGACCACAGCACACACAGTGATGCAGAGGAGGATGACATTGACCCAGAG TCTCCCGTGTCTGTTCCACATCGAATCCGCTCAACTAGCAGGAGCTCACGAGATGGAAAGACTCTGTCTGAGATTAACT TTGATAAGGTGAAGTTCGACCCACCTCTGAGAAAAGAAACCGAACCGCATCATGAGATG GATCTTCCATTAGAGCCCCAAAGCATTCTTGGAAATAACAA gaGTCTATTAAAATCTGTTGCTGAGGAGCTCAATCAAAG GGGTCATGTGACACATTTagaggatgaggaggaggatgaaGGTGATGATTTGCA CACCAACTCCACTTCAACCATGAGGCCTAAAGTACCACCTCCTCTGCCACCCAAG CCGAAGCTTCTGTCTCCCGGTCAGAACAGTTCCGCCTCAGAGGACAGTACCGGAGAAGGAACCATTAAACGTTCCCCATCTTCTGCAAGCTCCACCCCTCCTGCTCGGCCCGCTTCCTGTGTGCCCCCCAGACCGCCACCTCCTCGCCTGCCTCCACACAGGCGTAGTAGTCTAGGTAACAAACCATCTGAGCATGATCACACAGAGCCAGCAGGGGATGATGGGATTTATAGGTTCTGGGAATGGCTTCATGCTGAACAACAGGAAGAACAAA GTAATGGAGTTTCTGTCCAAGAGAatggagagaaagaaaaactggCCTCCCTTCCCTCATGCAATCTAAAG CTTCCACTCAGTAATGGCCTCCCACCGACTCCTAAAGTGCAT ATGGGAGCTTGTTTCTCTAAAGTGTTTAACGGCTGTCCTCTAAAGATTCACTGTGCCTGTTCCTGGATCAACCCAAACACCAGGG ATCAGTATCTGATTTTTGGTGCAGAGGAAGGAATTTATACACTCAATCTGAATGAAATCCATGAGAGCACAATGGAACAG CTGGTTTCACGGAGGTGCACGTGGGTGTATGTAATGAACAACTGGCTGCTTTCAATATCAG GAAAAGCTTCTCAGCTGTACTCTTACAACCTGACGGGGCTCTTTGAGCAAGCTCGACAAATGCAGAAGTTACCTGTTGCAATACCAACACACAAACTCCCAGACAAAATCATCCCACG GAAGTTTACTGTGTCCAATAAAATACCAGACACGAGGGGTTGTCAGAAATGTTGTGTAG tgCGGAACCCGTACACCGGTCATAAGTACTTATGTGGAGCTTTCCAGTCCAGCGTAATGCTGTTTGAATGGGTGGAAGCCATGCAGCGCTTCATGCTGATAAAG AGCATAGAGCTTACCCTGCCATGTCCATTAGAAGTCTTTGAGATGTTGGTGGTACCTGAACAGCATTATCCACTGGTTTGTGTAGCGGTCAGTAAAGGAAGCCATCCTGATCAGGTGGTCACGTTTGGGACTGTTGATGCCAATGCTGCCAACCCTGCATTCACAGAGCCCG AAACACCTCAAACGTGTGTCATTCATGTGACTCAGCTGGAGAGAGATACTGTCCTAGTGTGTTTAGATC GGTGTATAAAGTTGGTGAATTTACAGGGCAGGTTAAAATCCAACAGAAAGCTGTCAACTGAACTCACCTTTAACTTCCAGATTGAGGCAATAG tGTGTCTGCAGGACAGTGTTTTGGCGTTCTGGAAGCATGGAATGCAGGGAAGAAGCTTTAAAAACAGTGAG ATTACTCAGGAGATTTCCGATAACTCGCGAATCTACAGGCTGCTGGGTGCGGACAG agTGGTGGTGTTAGAAAGCAAACCGACGGAAGACCCTACAGCTCAAAGTAATCTGTACATCCTCGCGGGCCACGAGAACAGCTACTGA
- the arhgef33 gene encoding uncharacterized protein arhgef33: MKSPVWKERKNSRDLKEQNNSTITQRQTAALELLESERVYVSYLSLLLKANISFNGSENVNLKDKRPFPPSLRFLIQQHLELLHLLQERVLKSHWQGIMGDVFLRLTNKESDFLDHYVSYLRDLPECLRVVSLFSSSKSGSLLESDITADETRQSLHSLLLQPVQRIPEYHMLLQSLLQQTESEHPDYYLLLVSVQQLRTFMAQYSHLLQHNQELLTHSHALREHTHNMCTHQQERPSHTRKELSRSTVRQLYKVDYEKNYSNTGTQNDPSRRNKRYPDYETAPYHYDPEIPSPVSFLSDSDSRHKPVSVPLRSIPETEGAGSVLSDALGALFPYGAGGSRCSSPSHSSDSSIDIAFVHCSPSHSPTRQSRSRGRNPGGVVYKSNRTCVSPDSADIVRPRPLQAVQRKSKSLNGLQMDSIDSHAHQMKIPAHPRLERQSSGKTRLRPSSPKHRYEIHTDTEEQARLVHQKDPRSLVWEELKLRGVSDDYDHTPLSERSRKEAKGFRNSFKKLFKKKSSGDGKEKTTVKAECQSGGELESTKALHTGEIDRGTAV, encoded by the exons ATGAAGTCTCCAGTGTGGAAGGAGAGAAAAAACAGCCGGGATCTGAAAGAACAAAACAACTCAACTATAA CTCAGAGGCAGACAGCAGCACTGGAGCTGTTGGAGTCTGAGAGAGTGTACGTGTCGTATCTCTCACTCCTTTTAAAGGCCAACATCAGTTTTAACGGCTCAGAAAACGTCAACCTCAAAGATAAACG GCCTTTCCCTCCATCTCTACGGTTCTTGATTCAGCAGCATCTAGAACTCCTTCACCTCCTCCAGGAGAGAGTTCTTAAGAGCCACTGGCAAGGAATCATGGGGGATGTATTTCTAAGGCTCACAAACAAAGAA AGTGATTTTCTGGATCATTACGTATCATATCTACGGGACCTGCCAGAATGTTTGAGAGTTGTTAGTCTGTTCTCCTCTTCAAAATCAGGCAGCTTACTAGAG AGTGACATCACAGCGGATGAAACACGTCAGTCACTACACTCTCTGCTTTTACAACCTGTCCAGCGTATCCCAGAATACCATATGCTCCTTCAG aGTCTTCTGCAGCAGACAGAGTCAGAGCATCCAGACTATTATCTGTTACTGGTGTCTGTGCAACAACTCCGAACTTTCATGGCCCAGTACAGCCATCTGCTACAGCACAACCAGGAGCTGCTCACACACAGTCATGCCCTgcgagaacacacacacaatatgtgCACACACCAGCAGGAGCGACCCTCACACACACGAAAAGAGCTTAGCAG gTCTACAGTGAGACAGCTGTATAAAGTCGACTATGAGAAAAATTACAGCAACACCGGCACACAAAA TGATCCCTCTCGACGTAACAAACGTTACCCTGACTATGAAACGGCACCCTATCACTACGACCCCGAAATCCCGTCCCCTGTCTCCTTCCTCTCCGACTCTGACTCTCGCCACAAACCCGTCTCAGTTCCTCTGCGCAGCATTCCAGAGACGGAGGGAGCGGGATCTGTCCTCTCTGATGCTCTGGGTGCGCTCTTTCCCTACGGAGCCGGAGGCTCTCGCTGCTCAAGCCCATCTCATTCCTCTGACTCCAGCATTGATATCGCCTTTGTGCACTGTAGCCCTTCTCACAGCCCAACTCGACAGTCCCGCAGTAGGGGGCGAAACCCTGGGGGTGTGGTTTATAAGTCCAACAGAACCTGTGTGTCACCTGACTCAGCAGATATAGTGAGACCCCGCCCTCTACAGGCAGTGCAGAGAAAAAGCAAATCACTGAACGGCCTGCAGATGGACAGTATTGATAGCCACGCCCACCAGATGAAAATTCCTGCCCACCCGAGATTGGAACGCCAGTCAAGTGGCAAAACAAGACTGAGACCCAGCAGTCCAAAACACAGATATGAGATACACACTGACACAGAGGAGCAGGCACGACTAGTACATCAGAAG GATCCTAGAAGCCTGGTGTGGGAGGAGCTCAAGTTGAGGGGCGTGTCTGATGATTATGACCACACCCCTTTGAGTGAACGCAGTAGGAAAGAAGCAAAAGGATTTAGGAATTCCTTCAAAaagctctttaaaaaaaa GTCTAGTGGTGACGGAAAGGAGAAGACAACAGTGAAAGCTGAGTGTCAGAGCGGTGGAGAGCTGGAGTCCACCAAAGCCCTTCACACAGGAGAAATTGACAGAGGAACTGCTGTTTGA
- the map4k3b gene encoding mitogen-activated protein kinase kinase kinase kinase 3 isoform X2 yields MNLSLDLSRRNPQEDFELIQRIGSGTYGDVYKARNVNTGELAAIKVIKLEPGEDFDVVQQEIIMMKDCKHSNIVAYFGSYLRRDKLWISMEYCGGGSLQDIYHVTGPLSESQIAYVCRETLQGVYYLHNKGKIHRDIKGANILLTDNGYVKLADFGVSAQISATLAKRKSFIGTPYWMAPEVAAVERKGGYNQLCDIWAVGITAIELAELEPPMFDLHPMRALFLMTKSSFQPPKLKDKVKWTNNFHHFVKMALTKNPKKRPTADRLLQHPFVTQPLSRTLAIELLDKANNPDHSTHSDAEEDDIDPESPVSVPHRIRSTSRSSRDGKTLSEINFDKVKFDPPLRKETEPHHEMDLPLEPQSILGNNKSLLKSVAEELNQSTNSTSTMRPKVPPPLPPKPKLLSPGQNSSASEDSTGEGTIKRSPSSASSTPPARPASCVPPRPPPPRLPPHRRSSLGNKPSEHDHTEPAGDDGIYRFWEWLHAEQQEEQSNGVSVQENGEKEKLASLPSCNLKLPLSNGLPPTPKVHMGACFSKVFNGCPLKIHCACSWINPNTRDQYLIFGAEEGIYTLNLNEIHESTMEQLVSRRCTWVYVMNNWLLSISGKASQLYSYNLTGLFEQARQMQKLPVAIPTHKLPDKIIPRKFTVSNKIPDTRGCQKCCVVRNPYTGHKYLCGAFQSSVMLFEWVEAMQRFMLIKSIELTLPCPLEVFEMLVVPEQHYPLVCVAVSKGSHPDQVVTFGTVDANAANPAFTEPETPQTCVIHVTQLERDTVLVCLDRCIKLVNLQGRLKSNRKLSTELTFNFQIEAIVCLQDSVLAFWKHGMQGRSFKNSEITQEISDNSRIYRLLGADRVVVLESKPTEDPTAQSNLYILAGHENSY; encoded by the exons ATGAATTTAAGCCTGGATCTGTCGCGCAGAAACCCTCAGGAGGACTTTGAGCTGATTCAGAGGATCGGGAGCGGAACCTATGGGGATGTGTACAAG GCTCGTAATGTCAACACTGGAGAACTGGCTGCTATCAAAGTCATCAAACTAGAGCCAG GAGAGGATTTTGACGTTGTGCAGCAGGAGATTATTATGATGAAAGATTGTAAACACTCAAACATTGTTGCGTATTTTGGCAGTTACCTCAG GAGAGATAAATTATGGATCAGCATGGAATACTGTGGTGGAGGCTCTCTCCAGGATATTTACCATG TTACCGGGCCGTTGTCAGAATCCCAGATTGCGTATGTATGTCGAGAGACCCTGCAG gGTGTTTACTATCTCCATAACAAAGGCAAGATCCACAGAGATATAAAG GGCGCAAATATACTGTTGACAGACAATGGCTACGTTAAGCTAG CTGATTTTGGAGTTTCTGCACAGATATCAGCCACTTTAGCCAAACGAAAATCCTTCATTGGAACTCCATATTG GATGGCACCTGAGGTGGCAGCAGTTGAGAGGAAAGGTGGCTACAATCAGCTGTGTGATATTTGGGCCGTAGGCATCACAGCTATTGAGCTGGCAGAGTTGGAGCCGCCAATGTTCGACTTGCACCCCATGAG AGCACTCTTCCTAATGACCAAGAGCAGTTTCCAACCACCTAAGCTGAAAGACAAAGTAAAGTG GACAAATAATTTCCACCACTTTGTGAAAATGGCTTTGACCAAAAATCCCAAGAAGAGACCAACAGCTGACAGATTACTGCAG CACCCTTTCGTTACCCAACCACTTAGCCGGACTCTTGCAATTGAGCTGCTGGACAAAGCCAATAACCCTGACCACAGCACACACAGTGATGCAGAGGAGGATGACATTGACCCAGAG TCTCCCGTGTCTGTTCCACATCGAATCCGCTCAACTAGCAGGAGCTCACGAGATGGAAAGACTCTGTCTGAGATTAACT TTGATAAGGTGAAGTTCGACCCACCTCTGAGAAAAGAAACCGAACCGCATCATGAGATG GATCTTCCATTAGAGCCCCAAAGCATTCTTGGAAATAACAA gaGTCTATTAAAATCTGTTGCTGAGGAGCTCAATCAAAG CACCAACTCCACTTCAACCATGAGGCCTAAAGTACCACCTCCTCTGCCACCCAAG CCGAAGCTTCTGTCTCCCGGTCAGAACAGTTCCGCCTCAGAGGACAGTACCGGAGAAGGAACCATTAAACGTTCCCCATCTTCTGCAAGCTCCACCCCTCCTGCTCGGCCCGCTTCCTGTGTGCCCCCCAGACCGCCACCTCCTCGCCTGCCTCCACACAGGCGTAGTAGTCTAGGTAACAAACCATCTGAGCATGATCACACAGAGCCAGCAGGGGATGATGGGATTTATAGGTTCTGGGAATGGCTTCATGCTGAACAACAGGAAGAACAAA GTAATGGAGTTTCTGTCCAAGAGAatggagagaaagaaaaactggCCTCCCTTCCCTCATGCAATCTAAAG CTTCCACTCAGTAATGGCCTCCCACCGACTCCTAAAGTGCAT ATGGGAGCTTGTTTCTCTAAAGTGTTTAACGGCTGTCCTCTAAAGATTCACTGTGCCTGTTCCTGGATCAACCCAAACACCAGGG ATCAGTATCTGATTTTTGGTGCAGAGGAAGGAATTTATACACTCAATCTGAATGAAATCCATGAGAGCACAATGGAACAG CTGGTTTCACGGAGGTGCACGTGGGTGTATGTAATGAACAACTGGCTGCTTTCAATATCAG GAAAAGCTTCTCAGCTGTACTCTTACAACCTGACGGGGCTCTTTGAGCAAGCTCGACAAATGCAGAAGTTACCTGTTGCAATACCAACACACAAACTCCCAGACAAAATCATCCCACG GAAGTTTACTGTGTCCAATAAAATACCAGACACGAGGGGTTGTCAGAAATGTTGTGTAG tgCGGAACCCGTACACCGGTCATAAGTACTTATGTGGAGCTTTCCAGTCCAGCGTAATGCTGTTTGAATGGGTGGAAGCCATGCAGCGCTTCATGCTGATAAAG AGCATAGAGCTTACCCTGCCATGTCCATTAGAAGTCTTTGAGATGTTGGTGGTACCTGAACAGCATTATCCACTGGTTTGTGTAGCGGTCAGTAAAGGAAGCCATCCTGATCAGGTGGTCACGTTTGGGACTGTTGATGCCAATGCTGCCAACCCTGCATTCACAGAGCCCG AAACACCTCAAACGTGTGTCATTCATGTGACTCAGCTGGAGAGAGATACTGTCCTAGTGTGTTTAGATC GGTGTATAAAGTTGGTGAATTTACAGGGCAGGTTAAAATCCAACAGAAAGCTGTCAACTGAACTCACCTTTAACTTCCAGATTGAGGCAATAG tGTGTCTGCAGGACAGTGTTTTGGCGTTCTGGAAGCATGGAATGCAGGGAAGAAGCTTTAAAAACAGTGAG ATTACTCAGGAGATTTCCGATAACTCGCGAATCTACAGGCTGCTGGGTGCGGACAG agTGGTGGTGTTAGAAAGCAAACCGACGGAAGACCCTACAGCTCAAAGTAATCTGTACATCCTCGCGGGCCACGAGAACAGCTACTGA